CGAGAAAGCGTCCCAGGTTTGCGCGATCCACGACTGCGTCGACCATGCCATGCTCCTGCAGGAACTCAGAGGTCTGGAAACCTTCGGGAAGTTCCGTCTGGATGGTCTGTTCAATCACACGGGGCCCGGCAAAGCCGATCAGGGCCTTCGGTTCTGCAAGAATAATGTCCCCGAGCATGGCAAAGGAAGCGGTCACGCCGCCGGTCGTCGGATGAGTAAGGATGGAAATATAGGGCAGACCCGCTTCGCGCAGTTCGCCGAGAAGTGCCGAAGTCTTGGCCATCTGCATGAGCGACAGGATCGACTCCTGCATCCTCGCCCCGCCCGACTGTGAGACAATGATCAGCGAGCGGCGCTTTTCAATGGCATCCCGGATCGAGCGGGCGATCTTCTCTCCCACCACCGAGCCCATGCTCCCGCCCATGAAGCGGAAGTCCATGACGGACACGCTCACGGGGTGCCCACTCACGGTACCCAAACCGGTGACCACCGCATCATCGAGTCCGGTCTTCTTGCGCGCCTGTTTTTCCTTGTCCGTGTAGCGATCCTTGCCGGCCTTGAAGTTCAGGGGATCCTTGCTACGAAGTCCGCGATGGGTTTCCTCAAAACTGCCCTCATCGAGAAGGAAGTTCAGGTAGCTGTAGGCATCTACCCGAAAGTGGAACTTGCAGTTGGAGCAGACCCAGCGGCTCTTCTCCAACTCCTGGCGAAAGAGAATCTCCCCGCAGCTACTGCACTTCAGCCACAGGCCATCGGGGATCTCCTTGCGACTGGCGCGCGTGGAGTCCTTCAGTCCTTTACGGGTTCTTTTCAGCCAGCTCATGATTCCTTATCCAATGCGGGTGTCTTTCAGGATGGGAAAGTATAGGAAGGGACTGCGGTGGCGGGCAAGGCTTTATCGGGAAAAAGCCGTTTTCCGGGAGGAAACAGGGGCATCAAAAGCGGAAGGCTAAAACCGACAAGTCATTGTCTCCCAATTACTTGCTAGCCCACTCCCGCAGGAAACCCGCAAAATCCACCGCCGCAGACGCTCCCACCTCCACGACCTCCTCGTGACTGGTTTCCTCGTCCGGGGAATCTGCGATCACATTGGTAATGCAGGACATGGCCGCCGTTCTTGCGCCCATTCGGGCAAAGAGCACCGACTCCGGAAAAGTGCTCATGCTGGCCGCCGAGGCACCCATGTCCCGGGCCATTCGCATCTCGGCCAGAGTTTCGTAGGCGGGGCCCGTGCCGACATGAAGGACTCCCTCGTGCAGGCGAAGCCCACTGCCTCGCGCTGCACCCTGCAAGTCCGCAGAAAGATCCGCATCGTACAATTGCAGGGGGCCGGAATCCTTCGGGATTTCTCCACCCCGCAGGGGATCGGCCAACTGGGAACTGAGGATATCCCGGATCAGCATGAAGTCCCCCGCCTGGAAGTCGGGATTGAGCCCTCCGGCTGCATTCGTAACCAGAACGCAATCCAGAGGAAGGCAGGCAAGTGCCGCCGCAGGGAGCAAAACCTCCCGATCGGGATGACCTTCATAGCGGTGCAGGCGACCCTGAAGAAAGAGGTAGTGAACCTCTCCGGCAGAGGTCAGCAGAAGGCGACCCTTGTGCCCCTCCACGCCGGCAGAAATCAGTCCGAGCTCCTCGAAGTTCTTCTCCCAGACGAGTTCAAAGTCCTCGGCCGCGGGACCGAGACCACTTCCCAGGATGACCGCCCGGGTTCGCGCCGGCAGTTCCGAAGGCCAGAGGGGCAGGATCTTCTCCAGGGACTTCCGAAGATCAAGCGGCAAGATTTCCCGTCTCATTCCTCCTCCTTGATTTCCGCTTCCAGGGGAAGCCAGAGCACCAGAGCATCTTCCCCGCTGTCGGTGTAGTAGGCCTTTCGCCGGTGCAGGTAAAGGAAACCGAGAGACTCGTAGAGAGCACGAGCCGCCTCATTGGACTCGCGAACCTCGAGGATCATATGGGAAAAGCCCCGCTCCAGTGCAAGCTTCGCCACCGTCCGGATCAGTCCCGAGGAAAGCCCCTTCCTTCGCCAGGAAGGCTCGATGGCAATGTTCAAAAGATGAAGTTCTTCAGCCATCTGCCAGTGCAGGGCATAGCCGACCAACTCGTCTTCGCAGAGAAGGACCAGGTTCCATCGTTTTTCGGCATGCCGGGCCTCGGCCTCAAGAAGCCCCCGGCTCCAGGGATCCTGAAAACAGGTTTCCTCCAGGGCAACCACCCGGTCTACATGCTCCGGGCCGTAACTCAGGCACTGACACTTCCCTTCGGAGTAGTCGAATGTAAACTCCAGGGGAAGCGTCACGCCTCTTCTCCCTTCGGGCGGGTCACGGAGGCTGTTGCATGATAACGGGGAAGAAGGCGGTCTCTATTATATCCGGAAAGTTCCCCCTCCGGGTTCCGGGCCAGGCGGGCAAGAGCCTGCAACTGAAGTTCCGCCTCCGGCTCCTTGCCATTGACAAGCCGCAGTCCGGGCCAGTCGGCAAGCAGTTCCCGATGCCACTCTTCCAGTTCCTCTTCCCTGCGAAGTTGCTCGAACAGCGGCTTGGAAGCCCCCGGTTCAAAGAAGGCCGACCAGTACTCTCGGGAGCGGGCGGGGCGGGCAATCAGGATCGGGGCAGACTCGCAGGCAGCCACCGGAATCGCAAGACTGGAGAGAGGCAGGATCGGTGTCGGTCTTCCAAAAACCAGCCCCTTGGCCGTAGCAAGAGCCACACGAAGGCCCGTAAAGGAACCGGGCCCGATGCCTAGTGCCACGCGCTCCAGTTCGGACCAGGGTCTTCCGCTTTCTTTCTGGAGATCAGAAAGTCCCTTCTCCAGAAAGCGACGATGCTCACGGGGACGCAGGGACACACGACTCAGGATCCGTCCCTCTTCCACTTCCAGACTCAGCAGGCCCAGGCTGGAGGAAACATCCAGTGCGAGAATCATGAGCCCTCCGAAGCCATGGCGCTTGCGAAACGCTCGGGGGGATCTTCGAAGATCACTTCCCGCCCTTCACCTTTCATCGAAAATCGTAAACGAAGTGCATTTTCGGGCAGAGCACTCTCGGCCCGGTCTGCCCATTCAAGAAGCGAAACCCCCGTCTCCAGTTCTGCATCGAAAAGTCCGGCATCCAACAGTTCCTCCACGGACTCCAGGCGATAAGCATCGAAGTGGAAAACGGGAAGGCGCCCTTCGTAGCGATTCTGAAGAACAAAACTGGGGCTGTCCACCTCCCGGGGGTCAATGCCGAGCGCAGAGCAGAAGGCGGCGCTAAAGGTGGTCTTCCCGGTTCCCAGGTCGCCATAGAGAGCAAAGAAATCCCCGGCCACAGCCACCGCAGCCAGAGCGCGAGCGAAGCGACCGGTCTCCTCCACAGAGGAAAGAGCTATCCTTTGGGATCGAGGATGGCACACGGGACAATCATCTCCTCGAGGGAAAGCCCTCCGTGCTGGAAGCTTCCGCGGTAACGCTTTTCGTAGTCATGAAAATTCGTGGGATAGACAAAGTAGAAGTTCTCCCGGGCAAAGATGTAGTTCTTGGTCTTTCGGTTCCAGGGAAGATGCCAGTCTCGGGGACTCATGACTTTCAGGGTCTGCTTCGGGTCACAGCCCAGATTGTCACCATACTTGTAGCGAATGCCGGAGGAAGTGTCGCGGTTTCCCTGAACCAGTGCCGAGCGCTGGCAGAAGACCGAGCCATGGTCGCTGGTCAGCACGACCAGAGCTCCGGAACGGGCCAGAGACTTCAGGATATCAAAGAGCGCGGAGTGCCGGAACCAGGAGATCATGAGACTTCGGAACGCGGATTCGTCGGGAGCGATCTCCTGAAGAATTTCCGACTGGCTCCTGCCATGCGCCAGAATGTCCAGAAAGTTGAAGACCAGGGCCACAAAGGGAATCTGTCGGAAACTGCCGATCTGCCGATACAGCTCATTGGCTGCCGAGATATTCGACACCTTCACATACTTGAACTTCCGGTCCCCGAGCCCGCATCGCTTCAACTTTTCCTGCATCAACTGCCGCTCGAACCGGTTCAGGCTCAATTCTTCGCGGGGATCTTCCAGCCAGTACTGAGGCAATTGATCGGCAATCTCATCAGGCCAGAGTCCGGCAAAGAGAGAGTTGCGGGCATAGGGCGTGGCCGTGGGAAGGATCGCAAAGTAGTCCTCCACCTGGATATTGAAAAAGGGCGTGAGAAGATCCTCGATCACCTTCCACTGGTCGAGCCTCATGCAGTCGATCACGATGTAGTAGACCTGTCGCCCGGCTTCGATATAGGGCTGAACCACATCGCCGAAAATGTCGGGGCTCATCAGGGGACGATCCGGGTACTCAGCCTTCATCCACTTCGGATAGTTGCTTTCCACATAGCGCCCGAAAGTCATATTGAGATCCCTGCGCAGATCCCGGTGGGTCTGCTCAAGTCCCGAATCCTCGAACTCGTCGAGACGAAGATCCCAGTCGACCAGAAAGCGATTCACCTCCATCCACCGCTGCCAGTCGACCAGATCCATGCTTTCCATGGAGATCGGCCGATAGTCGCTGACATACCTCTGCGTCATCTGACTTTCCTGGATCTTCCGACCCTCGAACAGCCGCTTGATGGCAGAAAAAATCTGCACGGGATTGACCGGCTTGACCAGAAAGTCCTCGACCTGCCCGCCAAGAGCCTCATTCATCAGGCTCTCTTCCCCGCTCTTCGTGATCATGATTACGGGCAGGGAAGGCATGAGCTTTCGAACCTCGCTCAGCGTTTCGATCCCGCTCTTCCCCGGCATGACTTCGTCCAGAAGCAGGAGATCGAAGTTCTTCTCCTCGATGAGGGCCAGGGCATCGTCGCCATTGGCCACGCCCTCCACGGCATAGCCCTTCTCCTCCAGAAAGAGAATGTGGGGCTTGAGCAGGTCGATCTGGTCGTCTGCCCACAGGATATTCTGCCGTGTTGACTGATTCATCGTTCTCCGGTCCTAGGCGGGAAGCCGCATGACAAAACAGGATCCGTGGCCATCATGGCTGTCGAGGAGAAAGAGCTCTCCGCCGTGATATTCCTCGACAATGCGACGACTGAGAGTCAGTCCCAATCCCCAGCCGCCCGAACGGGAAGTGAAACCCGGTCGGAAGACCTTGCGCCGCGAAGCCGATGCAATCCCGCGGCCATTGTCACGGACATGCAAGTCCACCGACTTTGAGCTGCCCTGATAGCTCAGGGAAATCTGGATCCTGCCCTCTTCCTTGTCAATCGCATCAAGCGCATTCTTGATCAGGTTCTCGACCACCCATTCGAGAAGCTCCGCATTGAGGGACACCATGGGAACCTCGTCGTAGCTCTCTTCAATTACCACTTGGGTACGGTAGTGAGGAAGTCGAGTACGAAAGTACTCCACGGTCTTCTCGACAATGGGACGCATTTCATCCCGCTTGAGATTCGGCGAGCCACCAATGCTGTTGAAACGGTCCGACACCTTCTGCAGCCGCTCGACATCGTGGCCCATCTCGCGAAATGTCTCCTCCACTCCCCCGGCGGACTCCATTTCTGAAACCCTTGCCTGCCCCAGATGAATCCAGCCCAGCAGGCTTGTAAGAGGCGTTCCCATCTGATGAGCCGTCTCCTTGGCAAGACCCACCCAGACACTCTCCTGCTCGAAACGCTTCACCAGAAAGAAGCCGAGGGTTCCCGTGACCAGAAAGAGAAGGAAGATCAGAAGCTGGACGACAATCCCGCGGCGCAGCCTTTCCGCCAGGTTGCTTTCCCCGTAACAGACATAGCCCTGCACTCGCCGCTTGCCCACCGGCGAGAAGTAGACAAGAGCCTGTCCCTCGTGCCGGAACTCCCGGGCCAAAGTAATCAGGGTCGCCATCTCTTCGCTGGGTGGATTGTTCAGATCCATTCCCCGTAGATTTTCGAAGTCGGGTTTTTTCTCGACGGGGATCCCCGGCACCCCTTCCCAGAACAGGGGCCGACCCTTTACATCGGTTATGATCAGGGGAAAAGGAGCTTCCTCGGCCACCTCATCGAGAAGGGAACGAAGGCGGTCATAAAAGAGCTCGTCCTCTTCGGCCTGAAGCGCAAGAGCCACCATGCCGCTGATCGAGTGAGCGCTGAAGTTGGATTCCTCGCGAGCCTCTTCGCTAAGAGAGCGAATATAGAGAACCGCAAGCAGAAGGAGCAGGATGCTCCCGACAAGAAAGTAAGCGCGGATGATCAGGCGAATCCGCTCGCTGGACATGAAGCCGCGACCAATCAGGGAAAGACCTCCTCACGCTCCAGAAACTCCAGGCCACCCATCCAGGGGCGAAGAGCCTCAGGAATGTTCACTCTTCCGTCAGCCCGCTGTCCCGTCTCCAGAAGGCAGGCCATCAGACGCGCGAGGGCCACGCCGCTGCCATTGAGCGTGTGCAGGAAGGCGGGCTTTTCCCCCTTCGCCGGACGATAGCGGATGTTCGCCCGGCGGGCCTGGAAGTCGGTGAAGTTGCTAACACTCGACACCTCCAGCCAACGCTTGACTCCCGGCGACCAGATTTCGAGATCGTAGCATTTCGATGCCGCAAAGGAGAGGTCACCCGAAGCAAGGGTCAAAACCCGATAGGGAATCTCCAGAGCCTGTAGAACTTTCTCCGCCTCATTGACCAGACTTTCCAGTTCCTCGAAACTGGTCTCCGGTTCCACAAACTTGACCATCTCCACCTTGTCGAACTGATGAACCCTCAGAAGCCCGCGGGTGTCCTTCCCGTGGGCGCCCGCCTCCCGCCGGAAACATGGAGTAAAGGCCTGCAGTGCAATGGGAAGACGGTCTCCGTCCAGAATCTCGTTTGCATAGAGGTTCGTGAGCGGAACCTCGGATGTGGGAATGAGCCAGAGACCTTCGATGGCCGTCCGGTACATCTGATCGGCGCTCTTCGGCAACTGGCCGGTGCCCCGGGCAGCATCATCATTGACCATCAGGGGCGGGCAGACTTCCAGAAAACCGTTCTCCCGGTGAAGATCGAGCATGAAGTTGATCAGCGCACGCTCGAGCCGGGCACCGCCTCCCATCAGGACCGGAAAACCGCTACCGGCCACCTTGGAGCCGCGCTCAATGTCCAGAACCCCCAGTTCCTCTCCGATCTCCCAGTGAGGCTTTCTTTCGAACTCCCCCTCCCCGGGAATCTCACCCCAACTGCGAACCAGTTCATTGTCTTCCTCGCCACCACGAGGAACCGATTCGTGAGGCATGTTGGGAATCGTGAGGTGGACTTCCAGAAGCTCTTCTTCCAGCGCGGCTCTCTGTGCGTCCAGTTCCTTGGTCTCTCTGGACAGCTCGCGAGTCTTCGTAATCGCTTCCGTGCAGTCCTCTCCCGACTTCTTCATCCGGTTGATTTCTTCGCTCGCGCGATTGCGCTCTCCCTTGAGATCCTCCGCCTTGCGCAGGATATCGAGGTGCCTTGCGTCCAGTTCCAGAAAGCGGTCCAGTTCTGCGCTTTCCCGCTTATCCGCAATGGCCTTACGCACATCTTCTGGATTCATTCGGATGAACTTGCGATCGAGCATGACTCCTGCCTTCGATCATGGAGTGAAAGTCGCGGGTACTCAGGACTCTTCGGCGACCGAGGATGTGTCTCCGAGGCTTGCGGTCAACAAGAGGGCCAACTTGTTCCCCAGTTCTTCGGCGAATTTCGGTTTCCCTCTTACGATGTCTCGCGCCGAGCGTTCCCCGTCACTGCTTGCGACAAAACCCTCGATAATCAGTTCGGAGGAATCCATGGCAGCAAGTGCTGCGACCGGAAGCTCCGGGTTGTCTCCCATTCTCGCAAGGAAGGCGCGCTCTGCAATGGTCTCCACCCGGCTGGTGTGGTCGCCCACTGTCTCGAGAAGTTCATTCCAGTTCTCGTTCCTGCGAAGCCCCAAAATACCAAGACAGCCTTGGCCGGGGCTGGGCAAAAGAATGTTCCCCACCACCATTTCCGACACCGACTCCTGCATTCCGAGTCGCTCAAGGCTTTCTGCGCCCAGGATCAGCCCGCCGAGGTTTCGGCTCTTCATCTGCTGTATGCGACTGTCGACCGAGCCATGTAATTCCACGAACTCCAGATCCGAGCGAAACAAGCCCAACTGGGTCGACTGCCGCGAGTGACTGACTCCCAGTTTCGCACCCTCCGGCAACTCGTCCAGAAAGGTGTAATCGTCGGAGATGAAGGCGTCGAAAGGTGTGATCCGCTCGCTAACGGACTTCAGCTCGATCTTTTTGGGAAGGGAAACCGGGATTTCCTTGAGAAGGTGGACGGCAAGATCCGCTTTCCTGGCCTGCAGCGCCTCTTCCAGTTCCTTGATATAGGACTCAGGATCTTCAGGGGAATACTGCAACTCTGCTTCCACAGACAAGAGTTCCACTTCCAGATCTCTGGAGGACTCAAGGATGCTGTCCTTCAGGTAGTGGGCAGCCTCTTCCATGACGCGGTTTTTCCGATAGGCAATCCGTAGTTTTTCCATGCGCCGATCTTAGGTCTCCACGGCAGGGAGGTCAAGCAAGGAGGAGTCTCATGACCACTCCTTCAAAACCTCTCATGGCCCTCAAAACTGGGGCCAGCTTCATGAAGTTCGGCCTTGCACCTACGACCGCGAGAACTTTCACGACTCGTCCTGTTCGCGTCCGAAGGAGGCATAGGCAAAGCCCAGGGACTCCATCTGTTTTCTTCGATAGATATTGCGGCAGTCCACCACACGGGGATTGGCCATCAGGCGGGCCACTTTCTCAAGATCCAGAACCCGGAACTCGTTCCACTCTGTCGCGATGACGAGGCCATCAGCCCCTTCGATGCAGCCGAAAAGGGAATCCGCCAGTTCGAGGTCCGGTTTCGCAAGGCGGGCGTTTTTAGAAGCAACCGGGTCAAAGGCGCAAACGGTGGCTCCGGCCTTCTCCAGACCTTCTATAATCTTCAGTGCCGCTGCATCCCGCACATCATCGGTGTTCGGCTTGAAGCTCAGGCCTAAAACAGCGATGCGCAGCCCGTCAACGCTGCCTCCGGAAAGACGGAGCATTTTCTCCACCGCCCGAAGAGGCTGCCGCTCGTTCGCTTCAATCGCCGCACGAACGAGACCCATCTTCACCCCGGACTCCGTCCCCATATGAAGGAGTGCCTGTGTATCCTTTGGGAAACAGGATCCTCCGAAGCCTGCCCCGGCGTGCAGGAACTTCGAGCCGATGCGCTGATCCATCCCCATGCCTCGGGCAACGACCTGCACATCCGCTCCCACTTTCTCACAGAACTCGGCCACCTCATTGATGAAGGAAATCTTGGCGGCCAGAAAAGCGTTGGACGCGTATTTCACCATCTCCGCTGTCTCCAGGCTTGTCGCCAGGACGGGAGTCTCATTGAGGTAGAGAGGCCGATAGATTTCCTTCACGACCTCGCGCGCACGATCACCGTCGAAGCCCAGCACCACGCGATTCGGGCGCATGAAGTCATTGATCGCAGACCCTTCTCGCAGGAACTCCGGATTGCTCACCAGGTCGAAGTCCGCATCCGGGCCGGCCTCTTCCCTCATGATTTCCCCGACGCGACGGGTGGTTCCCACGGGAACCGTGCTCTTCTGCACCACGATCTTGTAGCCCTTCAGGTTGCGACCAATGTCCCGGGCCACCGAAAAAACGGCATCGAGATCTGCGCTGCCATCTTCCCTCTCCGGGGTTCCCACTGCGATGAAGATCGCAACAGCAGACTCGACACTTTCAACAAGGTCGCTGGAAAAGGAAAGGCGGCCCGCATCCACATTCCTGCGCACCAGGTCCTCAAGCCCCGGTTCGTAAAAGGAGACTTCGCCCCGGTTCAGCGTATCGATCTTGTCCTGTGCTATGTCGTAACAGGTCACCCGATTGCCGAAGTCCGCCATGCAGGCACCCGAAACCAGCCCCACATAACCTGTACCTATCACCAGGGTCCTGCTCATTTGGTTTTCTCCTTCACTGCGTGTTCTTTCCAGTAGCTCAAGACCCTTTCGAGCATCTCGCTGAATGAAAACTGCGGGGTCCAGCCCGTTGCTTCCTGAAGACGGGAATAGTCACCGAGAAGAAGGGGAAGATCCACCGGGCGAAGCCGGGAAGGGTCTTCGACGATTTCAAGGGGAAGTTTCGAACGGGAAACGAAATAGTCCAGAGCCTCTCGCACCGAATGAGCCTGCCCGGAACAGACGTTGTAGACCTCGCCGGGCTGCCCCTTTTCCAGAAGAAGCTCGTAAGCACAGAGGACATCCCTCAGGTCCAGCCAGTCGCGGCGGGCCTGCAGGTTGCCTACAAGAATCCGCGGCTCCCGGAGACCTGCTTCCGCTTCGGCAATCTGTTTTGCAAAAGCCGGAAGCACAAAGTCCGTCGACTGACCCGGGCCGGAATGCGGGAAACTGCGGGTCGCAAACCAGGGCAGGGACCAGGTACGGGCGTACTGGAGAACCAGCATCTCACCGGCCGCTTTGCTGGCGCCATAGGGATTGCCGGGTTCGAGAGGATCGTCCTCGGAGTGAGCCGAGTCGCTGCTACCATAAACATCGGCACTGCCGACAAAGAGCAGTCTGGTGTCGGGGCAACTCTCCCTCATGGCTTCCAGAAGACGGTGGGTTCCGGTGACATTGGACTCGAAGGTAGCCCGGGGGTCCTTCAGGGAACGAGCCGGAGAACTTTGTGCGGCAAGATGAACCACCGCGTCGGGGCGAATCTCCCGAAGCATGGGAGAGGGATCCTCCCTGCTAAGATCCAGTTCCTTCACCTCGAAACCCGGGACAGGAATCTGGCCGGGAAGATCCGTCCCGCAGACCTCATGGCCGAGGTCCCGAAGGGACAGCGCCAGATGCCGTCCGACAAATCCCGCAATGCCGGTCAGAAGAATCTTCAAGAGAGAGCGCTCCCGCTCAGTGCAAGTTTCTGTCGCCAGTCATCCAGCAGATCGGAGAGCGTCTGTTCAAAGGGAATCACCGGCTCCCAGTTTGTGGCCTCTTTCAGTCTACTGGCATCTCCTTCGAGCAGGGGGACATCGCTCGGACGCATTCTCGCAGGATCCTTCTCCACGCGAACTTCCACACCGGCCAAGTCCAGCAACTTGTCGAGAATCTCCTGAATGGACCAACTCCTTCCCGTGCAGACATTGTAGACCTCGCCGGGCTCTCCCTTTTCCAGGGCAAGCCAGTAGGCACGAACCGTGTCCCTTACATCGGTAAAGTCCCGGCGTGCTTCCAGGTTGCCGACCCGGATCACCGGATCACGCAGGCCCATCTCGATTTCCACGACCTGCCGGGCGAAATCACTGCAGACAAAGACGGAAGGGCGCCTCGGCCCCGTGTGATTGAATCCCCTTGTGCGAATGGTCTTCATGCCGAAGCTCTGGAAGTACTGGTAGGCCAGTGTGTCCTGAGCCACTTTGCTCACGGCATAGGGAGAAAGTGGACGCAGAGGCTGGTCCTCGTGGATGGGAACTTCCCCGGGATGAACCAGTCCGTATTCCTCGCTGGAACCGGCAATCTGGATCCGGCAATCCAGGTCGGCCTTTCGGATCGCCTCAAAGAGATTCAACTGCCCGAGGATATTCGTACTCAGGCTCTCCTGGGGTGCCTTCCAGCTTGTCGGCACAAAACTCTGGGCGGCCAGATGGAAGACCCGGTCGGGCCGGATTTCCTCCAGCACCTCACGGCAAGCGGTGGCATCGCGAATGTCGCACTCGTGCAGACTCACCCGGCCTTCCAGCTGCGTGATGTTCTCCTGTCGGCTTCGCCAGCGGTAGATGCCGAAAACCTCGGCATCGGGCTGCTCGGACAGAAGATAGTCGGCCAGGTGGCTTCCCGCAAAACCGGTAATGCCAGTAATCAGGACTTTCATGATCATTCCTTTCGCATGAAGCTATCCTAGGCAAGCAGGAGCCGGGAGTCAATCGCGGGAAGCGTTTTCCAGTTCTTCCAGAACGGCCACCGCGCGACGAAGATGGGGAACCACAATCGTTCCCCCCACGGTCAGGGAAACGCTGAATATGTCGAAGAGTTCCGCGCGACTCACTCCCAGTTCATGGCAGTTGCGAAGATGATAGAGGATGCAGTCATCGCAACGGAGCACCATGGAGGCCGAAAGACCCAGCATTTCCTTGGTCTTCCGGTCCAGTGCCCCGTCCTGGTAGCTCAGGGTATCCACGCCGAACATGCGAGTGATGGCCCGGTTCTTTTCTCCCAGAATGATCTCGTTCATCTTCTCGCGAAACTCATCGAATTCACGGATGCGACTCATGTTCCTCCTAGGACCAGATCCACCAGACAAAGGCCGTTCCCGCGGCGGTTGCTACGATGGTGAAAGGCAAGCCAAGTTTCATAAACTCTCCGAAGCCGGGATGATAGCCTTCCCTGCGGAGAATCCCCATGGCCGTGATGTTTGCGCTGGCTCCAACGGGGGTGATGTTCCCGCCCAGACAACTTCCCATAAGAAGGCCGAAGACGAGCAGGTTCTGATCAATGCCCAGAACCGATGACATGCCAAGAGCCACGGGAATCATTGCCGTGATGTAGGGCACATTGTCAATCACTGCGGACAGGGCCACAGAGATCCAGACAATGGCAAGAAAGGCTTTCATCGGACTGTCCCCCACCACTCCCGAGAGAGTGTGTGCAAGGCTTTCCAGGGCACCGCTTCTTTCCACGATCCCCACCATCACGAATACACCGGCAAGGAAGAAGGTCGTGTCCCAGTCGTAGCGCTTCAGAAGAGCCTTCGTTTCCGAGGGATCCCTTCGTCGATACCAGAGGACGCTACCGACAGCGGCCAGCATGCTGATCACTCCTGCGCCGTAGCGGAACTCCGGGTCGAAAAGACCCGAGAGCGCCAGACCCAGAACCATCAGGGTCAGTATCCAGGTAGGAGTCCAGGTGCTGACCTGAATCGGCTCCACCTTGTCCGGCTTCTCCCGGTGTTTCCGAAAGAAGAGCCAGAGAATACCGTAGCTCGCCAGGGCCCCGAATTGCACGGCGAAGAAAATGCTCGGGCGCACGATTCCATCTGCGCCTTTCATGAAAA
This DNA window, taken from Candidatus Krumholzibacteriia bacterium, encodes the following:
- the serS gene encoding serine--tRNA ligase gives rise to the protein MLDRKFIRMNPEDVRKAIADKRESAELDRFLELDARHLDILRKAEDLKGERNRASEEINRMKKSGEDCTEAITKTRELSRETKELDAQRAALEEELLEVHLTIPNMPHESVPRGGEEDNELVRSWGEIPGEGEFERKPHWEIGEELGVLDIERGSKVAGSGFPVLMGGGARLERALINFMLDLHRENGFLEVCPPLMVNDDAARGTGQLPKSADQMYRTAIEGLWLIPTSEVPLTNLYANEILDGDRLPIALQAFTPCFRREAGAHGKDTRGLLRVHQFDKVEMVKFVEPETSFEELESLVNEAEKVLQALEIPYRVLTLASGDLSFAASKCYDLEIWSPGVKRWLEVSSVSNFTDFQARRANIRYRPAKGEKPAFLHTLNGSGVALARLMACLLETGQRADGRVNIPEALRPWMGGLEFLEREEVFP
- the hemC gene encoding hydroxymethylbilane synthase; protein product: MEKLRIAYRKNRVMEEAAHYLKDSILESSRDLEVELLSVEAELQYSPEDPESYIKELEEALQARKADLAVHLLKEIPVSLPKKIELKSVSERITPFDAFISDDYTFLDELPEGAKLGVSHSRQSTQLGLFRSDLEFVELHGSVDSRIQQMKSRNLGGLILGAESLERLGMQESVSEMVVGNILLPSPGQGCLGILGLRRNENWNELLETVGDHTSRVETIAERAFLARMGDNPELPVAALAAMDSSELIIEGFVASSDGERSARDIVRGKPKFAEELGNKLALLLTASLGDTSSVAEES
- a CDS encoding GDP-mannose 4,6-dehydratase is translated as MKVLITGITGFAGSHLADYLLSEQPDAEVFGIYRWRSRQENITQLEGRVSLHECDIRDATACREVLEEIRPDRVFHLAAQSFVPTSWKAPQESLSTNILGQLNLFEAIRKADLDCRIQIAGSSEEYGLVHPGEVPIHEDQPLRPLSPYAVSKVAQDTLAYQYFQSFGMKTIRTRGFNHTGPRRPSVFVCSDFARQVVEIEMGLRDPVIRVGNLEARRDFTDVRDTVRAYWLALEKGEPGEVYNVCTGRSWSIQEILDKLLDLAGVEVRVEKDPARMRPSDVPLLEGDASRLKEATNWEPVIPFEQTLSDLLDDWRQKLALSGSALS
- a CDS encoding UDP-glucose/GDP-mannose dehydrogenase family protein codes for the protein MSRTLVIGTGYVGLVSGACMADFGNRVTCYDIAQDKIDTLNRGEVSFYEPGLEDLVRRNVDAGRLSFSSDLVESVESAVAIFIAVGTPEREDGSADLDAVFSVARDIGRNLKGYKIVVQKSTVPVGTTRRVGEIMREEAGPDADFDLVSNPEFLREGSAINDFMRPNRVVLGFDGDRAREVVKEIYRPLYLNETPVLATSLETAEMVKYASNAFLAAKISFINEVAEFCEKVGADVQVVARGMGMDQRIGSKFLHAGAGFGGSCFPKDTQALLHMGTESGVKMGLVRAAIEANERQPLRAVEKMLRLSGGSVDGLRIAVLGLSFKPNTDDVRDAAALKIIEGLEKAGATVCAFDPVASKNARLAKPDLELADSLFGCIEGADGLVIATEWNEFRVLDLEKVARLMANPRVVDCRNIYRRKQMESLGFAYASFGREQDES
- a CDS encoding carboxymuconolactone decarboxylase family protein; translated protein: MSRIREFDEFREKMNEIILGEKNRAITRMFGVDTLSYQDGALDRKTKEMLGLSASMVLRCDDCILYHLRNCHELGVSRAELFDIFSVSLTVGGTIVVPHLRRAVAVLEELENASRD
- a CDS encoding SLC13 family permease, with the protein product MIPLLEGPAGAVSVFALSYLGIILWKRQKTKLLWAGVLLAFLFGRNLMPLSELVHSINWNVMGIFAGTLVVAELFILSRVPELLADTFVNRSKSVGAALFAIAVMTSLLSAFIENVATVLIVAPIALVISRKLKINPTIFMIGIAVSSNLQGTATLIGDPPSMILAAAMKMDFNDFFFMKGADGIVRPSIFFAVQFGALASYGILWLFFRKHREKPDKVEPIQVSTWTPTWILTLMVLGLALSGLFDPEFRYGAGVISMLAAVGSVLWYRRRDPSETKALLKRYDWDTTFFLAGVFVMVGIVERSGALESLAHTLSGVVGDSPMKAFLAIVWISVALSAVIDNVPYITAMIPVALGMSSVLGIDQNLLVFGLLMGSCLGGNITPVGASANITAMGILRREGYHPGFGEFMKLGLPFTIVATAAGTAFVWWIWS
- a CDS encoding GDP-mannose 4,6-dehydratase, giving the protein MKILLTGIAGFVGRHLALSLRDLGHEVCGTDLPGQIPVPGFEVKELDLSREDPSPMLREIRPDAVVHLAAQSSPARSLKDPRATFESNVTGTHRLLEAMRESCPDTRLLFVGSADVYGSSDSAHSEDDPLEPGNPYGASKAAGEMLVLQYARTWSLPWFATRSFPHSGPGQSTDFVLPAFAKQIAEAEAGLREPRILVGNLQARRDWLDLRDVLCAYELLLEKGQPGEVYNVCSGQAHSVREALDYFVSRSKLPLEIVEDPSRLRPVDLPLLLGDYSRLQEATGWTPQFSFSEMLERVLSYWKEHAVKEKTK